From Natrinema amylolyticum, the proteins below share one genomic window:
- the dapA gene encoding 4-hydroxy-tetrahydrodipicolinate synthase: MSSPIDLSGVFPAMCTPFDDEERIDFETLRTDAQRLEAAGVDGLVPVGSTGESATLTHDEHVQVVEAVIDAVDDVPVIAGTGSNNTREALELSERAADAGADGLLLISPYYNKPEQRGLVEHYRTIADAVDLPQIVYNVPSRTGRNIDPDTAVELARHDNIAGFKAASGDLGQIGEIAERTTDEEFAVLSGDDALTLPTISVGGTGTISVAANIEPERTCAMVGAALDGDYERARDLHHELGQLFRGLFVETNPIPVKEAMQIRGYGPARMRSPLTRLADEYREDLEAVLSDLERDSAAVADAEGDR, from the coding sequence ATGAGTTCACCTATCGACCTTTCGGGCGTCTTCCCGGCGATGTGTACGCCCTTCGACGACGAGGAGCGAATCGACTTCGAAACACTGCGGACCGACGCCCAGCGCCTCGAGGCCGCGGGCGTCGACGGGCTCGTCCCCGTCGGCTCGACCGGCGAGTCGGCGACGCTGACCCACGACGAGCACGTCCAGGTCGTCGAGGCGGTCATCGATGCCGTCGACGACGTGCCCGTCATCGCGGGCACCGGCTCGAACAACACGCGAGAGGCGCTCGAACTGTCCGAGCGCGCCGCCGACGCGGGTGCGGACGGCCTGTTGCTCATCTCGCCGTACTACAACAAGCCCGAGCAGCGCGGGCTGGTCGAGCACTATCGAACGATCGCGGACGCCGTCGACCTGCCACAGATCGTCTACAACGTCCCCTCGCGGACGGGTCGGAACATCGATCCCGACACCGCCGTCGAGCTGGCACGGCACGACAACATCGCGGGGTTCAAGGCCGCGAGCGGCGATCTGGGTCAGATCGGCGAAATCGCCGAACGGACGACCGACGAGGAGTTCGCGGTCCTCTCGGGCGACGACGCGCTCACCCTCCCGACCATCTCGGTCGGCGGGACCGGGACCATCAGCGTCGCAGCGAACATCGAACCCGAGCGGACCTGTGCGATGGTCGGCGCGGCGCTCGACGGCGACTACGAGCGCGCACGGGACCTTCACCACGAACTCGGGCAGCTGTTCCGCGGACTCTTCGTCGAGACCAACCCGATCCCGGTCAAGGAGGCCATGCAGATCCGCGGCTACGGCCCCGCTCGGATGCGCTCCCCGCTCACCCGACTGGCCGACGAGTACCGCGAGGACCTCGAGGCGGTGCTGTCCGACCTCGAGCGCGACTCGGCGGCGGTCGCCGACGCGGAGGGCGATCGATGA
- a CDS encoding M48 family metallopeptidase, producing MTDFGLKVRMAIVGSILFAFYMLVGAFGLAMFGFGAWPLVALGLLVLPVIQYKIGTWSATRKAEPMPEDGQYQEIHHMVDSLCRDMGIKKPKLMVMDMGVPNAFATGRKGKGVVVVSTELIRLLQRDELEGVIAHELAHIKNRDVLAMVLGSSIAMMVGWVAYMVYIMSSERGIGGIIVGMVLSNIAQMLVMIFVLAISRYREYVADEDARQYIGSGDPLARALEKISQGSQGRESQIDDSVNALCIFNSEKGLLQTLFATHPPTEKRIQKLRN from the coding sequence ATGACAGATTTCGGACTGAAAGTGCGAATGGCGATCGTCGGCTCGATCCTGTTCGCGTTCTACATGCTCGTCGGCGCCTTCGGCCTGGCGATGTTCGGCTTCGGCGCGTGGCCGTTAGTGGCGCTGGGACTGCTCGTGTTGCCGGTCATCCAGTACAAGATCGGGACGTGGTCGGCGACCAGAAAGGCCGAACCGATGCCCGAAGACGGCCAGTATCAGGAAATACATCATATGGTTGACTCTCTCTGTCGAGATATGGGCATCAAAAAGCCCAAACTGATGGTCATGGACATGGGCGTCCCCAACGCCTTCGCGACCGGCCGAAAGGGCAAGGGCGTCGTCGTCGTCTCGACGGAACTCATCCGCCTCCTCCAGCGCGACGAACTCGAGGGCGTGATCGCCCACGAACTCGCCCACATCAAGAACCGCGACGTCCTCGCGATGGTGCTGGGCAGTTCCATCGCCATGATGGTCGGCTGGGTCGCCTACATGGTCTACATCATGAGTAGCGAGCGCGGAATCGGCGGGATCATCGTCGGCATGGTCCTCTCGAACATCGCACAGATGCTCGTGATGATCTTCGTCCTCGCCATCTCGCGGTACCGCGAGTACGTCGCCGACGAGGACGCCCGCCAGTATATCGGCAGTGGCGACCCGCTCGCCCGCGCCCTCGAGAAGATCTCGCAGGGATCGCAGGGCCGCGAGTCGCAGATCGACGACAGCGTGAACGCGCTGTGTATCTTCAACTCCGAGAAGGGGCTCCTGCAGACGTTGTTCGCGACGCATCCGCCGACGGAAAAGCGTATCCAGAAGCTCCGGAACTGA
- a CDS encoding NYN domain-containing protein produces the protein MTEIHPGQRVAVLVDAQNLYHTAQSLHSRNIDYSALLEKAVQDRQLTRAIAYVIRADSPEEESFFEALVDIGFEPKIKDIKTFSDGTKKADWDVGMSLDAVTLANHVDTIVLCTGDGDFSRLCSHLRHEGVRVEVMAFQSSTAEELIDAADSFLDLGDRHETFLL, from the coding sequence ATGACGGAAATTCATCCCGGGCAGCGCGTCGCCGTTCTCGTCGACGCGCAGAATCTCTATCACACCGCACAGAGCCTTCACAGCCGGAATATCGACTACTCCGCGCTGCTCGAGAAGGCCGTTCAGGACCGCCAACTCACGCGCGCGATCGCGTACGTCATCCGGGCGGATTCGCCCGAGGAGGAGAGTTTCTTCGAGGCGCTGGTCGATATCGGCTTCGAGCCGAAGATCAAGGATATCAAGACGTTCTCCGACGGCACGAAGAAGGCCGACTGGGACGTCGGGATGAGTTTGGACGCGGTGACGCTCGCGAACCACGTCGATACGATCGTCCTCTGTACGGGCGACGGCGACTTCTCGCGGCTCTGCTCGCATTTGCGTCACGAGGGCGTCCGCGTCGAAGTGATGGCATTCCAGTCCTCGACGGCCGAGGAACTCATCGACGCGGCCGACTCGTTCCTCGATCTCGGCGATCGCCACGAGACGTTCCTGCTCTGA
- a CDS encoding PUA domain-containing protein gives MSATDGSAGLPQLRTIADYQFGSGAGAALFPPAESLTVKRTSSGRPQQVHADAGRIVSFGTDGRFTLGLEGGRRLDAALAEPAYRVVVDDESEPFVRDEKNVFTKFVLEVGDEIRPGDEVLVVHERGELLAVGTARLDAGAIRDFETGMAVNVREGAPAET, from the coding sequence ATGAGCGCAACAGACGGGAGCGCGGGACTGCCACAGCTCCGGACCATCGCGGACTACCAGTTCGGGTCAGGGGCCGGCGCGGCGCTATTCCCGCCCGCCGAATCGCTGACGGTCAAACGCACCTCTTCGGGGCGGCCCCAGCAGGTCCACGCCGACGCCGGTCGGATCGTCTCCTTCGGCACCGACGGCCGGTTCACCCTCGGTCTCGAGGGCGGTCGCCGGCTCGACGCGGCACTCGCCGAGCCCGCCTACCGGGTCGTCGTCGACGACGAGAGCGAACCCTTCGTCCGCGACGAGAAGAACGTCTTCACGAAGTTCGTCCTCGAGGTCGGCGACGAGATCCGCCCGGGCGACGAGGTGCTGGTCGTCCACGAGCGCGGCGAGTTGCTCGCGGTCGGGACCGCACGGCTCGATGCCGGGGCGATTCGGGACTTCGAGACGGGGATGGCGGTGAACGTCCGCGAGGGCGCGCCCGCGGAGACGTGA
- a CDS encoding HD domain-containing protein, producing the protein MVDEFDALLEAFELKDERRTGWVLRGIESPESVAAHTWGVATLCLLYADRADGDVDRERAVSMALVHDLAEARTGDIATRADDGDQRVSGEEKADRERTAITNLLEPFGGAESDVDARSLWVEYEARETPTARFVKDMDLVDNCLQALKYERESRYDDTDENDAFDRYENLDEFFATAAPRLRTGIGETLFEEVKTQYEREIGRECRL; encoded by the coding sequence ATGGTCGACGAATTCGACGCCCTGCTCGAGGCGTTCGAACTGAAAGACGAGCGCCGGACGGGGTGGGTACTCCGCGGGATCGAATCACCGGAGTCGGTCGCGGCCCATACCTGGGGCGTTGCGACGCTGTGTCTCCTCTACGCCGACCGCGCCGACGGGGACGTGGACCGCGAGCGGGCGGTCTCGATGGCGCTGGTTCACGACCTCGCGGAGGCGCGCACCGGCGATATCGCGACTCGAGCGGACGACGGCGACCAACGGGTGTCCGGTGAAGAGAAGGCCGACCGCGAGCGGACGGCGATCACCAACCTGCTCGAGCCGTTCGGCGGTGCGGAATCGGACGTCGACGCTCGGTCGCTCTGGGTGGAGTACGAGGCCCGCGAGACGCCGACCGCACGCTTCGTCAAAGACATGGATCTGGTAGATAACTGTCTGCAGGCGCTCAAATACGAGCGCGAGAGTCGCTACGACGACACCGACGAGAACGATGCGTTCGACCGGTACGAGAATCTCGACGAGTTCTTCGCGACGGCCGCCCCGCGGCTCCGAACGGGGATCGGCGAAACGCTGTTCGAGGAGGTCAAAACGCAATATGAACGAGAGATCGGGCGGGAGTGTCGGCTGTAG
- a CDS encoding SDR family oxidoreductase, which yields MRQQPDLHGQAAFITGTTRGIGKQLALALAERGCDIVSTGKTVDDSDSDLEGTIHRTAEECAAKGVETHAIQLDVRDEDAVDAAIDEAIEEMGEINIVINNASAIQMGTVEELPADRYDLLNEVNVRGTYLVSRGFIDHLRDAEADAWILTNAPPVEIDRAPGAAAYSWSKMGMSFVTLSLAQELADDDVGCNSFWPVTAIDTRATRYFEMGTEDDWRTPEIVSDTVLEILTRDPAEFTGNCVYDEEFLREAGVEDFARYNLTEGDPDPMSAQIFDPEYSRSSGR from the coding sequence ATGCGACAGCAACCAGATCTACACGGCCAAGCCGCGTTTATCACGGGAACGACGCGGGGGATCGGAAAGCAACTCGCGCTCGCGCTCGCCGAACGGGGATGTGACATCGTCTCGACGGGCAAGACCGTCGACGACTCGGACTCCGACCTCGAGGGGACGATTCACCGGACGGCCGAGGAGTGCGCGGCGAAGGGCGTCGAGACGCACGCGATCCAGTTGGACGTCCGCGACGAGGACGCCGTCGACGCGGCCATCGACGAAGCGATCGAGGAGATGGGCGAGATCAACATCGTCATCAACAACGCCTCGGCCATCCAGATGGGGACCGTCGAGGAGCTGCCGGCCGACCGGTACGACCTCCTGAACGAGGTCAACGTCCGCGGCACCTATCTCGTCTCGCGGGGCTTCATCGATCACCTTCGGGACGCCGAGGCGGACGCCTGGATTCTGACGAACGCGCCACCAGTCGAGATCGACCGCGCGCCGGGGGCGGCGGCCTACTCCTGGTCGAAAATGGGGATGTCCTTCGTCACGCTGTCGCTGGCCCAGGAACTGGCGGACGACGACGTCGGCTGTAACTCCTTCTGGCCGGTGACTGCCATCGATACGCGCGCGACGCGTTACTTCGAGATGGGGACCGAGGACGACTGGCGGACGCCCGAAATCGTCTCGGACACCGTCCTGGAGATACTGACCCGCGACCCGGCCGAGTTCACCGGAAACTGCGTCTACGACGAAGAGTTCCTCCGCGAGGCCGGCGTCGAGGACTTCGCGAGATACAACCTCACCGAGGGCGATCCGGACCCGATGTCGGCGCAGATCTTCGATCCGGAGTACTCGCGCTCGAGCGGGCGGTGA
- a CDS encoding nascent polypeptide-associated complex protein → MFGGGGGGLNPRKMEQMMEQMGIDVEDIDAEEVIIRTDEYDLVFDDAEVTKMDARGQETYQVIGSPEEVEAGSAGGSAGGDSGSDAGPAIPDDDVELVATRAGVGEDEARAALEDNDGDLAAAVESLE, encoded by the coding sequence ATGTTTGGAGGAGGCGGCGGCGGACTCAACCCGCGCAAGATGGAACAGATGATGGAGCAGATGGGCATCGACGTCGAGGACATCGACGCCGAAGAGGTCATCATCCGGACCGACGAGTACGACCTCGTCTTCGACGACGCCGAGGTCACGAAGATGGACGCCCGCGGCCAGGAGACCTACCAGGTCATCGGCTCACCCGAAGAGGTCGAGGCCGGCTCGGCCGGTGGCAGCGCCGGCGGCGACTCCGGTAGCGACGCCGGTCCGGCGATCCCCGACGACGACGTCGAACTCGTCGCCACGCGAGCCGGCGTGGGCGAGGACGAGGCCCGCGCGGCCCTCGAGGACAACGACGGCGACCTCGCCGCAGCAGTCGAGTCCCTCGAGTGA
- a CDS encoding methyltransferase domain-containing protein: MTRVSGEDIADDGDDAETETEVETESEDDRVPVLLVRGDREYLVEPGDEMGTDLGVLEVPEDVQSGDTIETHLGDEFRVRRLRGPDLFHHFERTGAPMVPRDIGLVIGETGIAQGDRVLDAGTGTGVLTALMARAGADVVTYEQDADFADVARENMALGGVADAVDVRTGDVLEQLDDLEPSSFDVLTLDTADAPAMVEHAPELLVDGGFVAVYSPFIESTREVAETAREVGLANVTTRETIQREMQFDERGSRPSTAPVGHTGYLTIARNE; this comes from the coding sequence GTGACTCGCGTGAGCGGTGAGGATATCGCGGACGACGGGGACGACGCCGAGACGGAGACCGAAGTAGAGACTGAGAGCGAAGACGACCGCGTCCCGGTCCTGCTCGTTCGCGGCGACCGCGAGTACCTCGTCGAACCCGGCGACGAGATGGGGACCGACCTCGGCGTGCTCGAGGTCCCGGAGGACGTCCAGTCGGGCGACACGATCGAGACGCATCTGGGCGACGAGTTTCGGGTCCGCCGACTGCGAGGGCCGGACCTCTTTCATCACTTCGAGCGGACGGGCGCGCCGATGGTTCCCCGCGACATCGGACTGGTGATCGGCGAGACGGGGATCGCCCAGGGTGACCGCGTGCTTGACGCCGGCACTGGAACGGGCGTGCTCACGGCACTGATGGCACGGGCCGGTGCCGACGTCGTGACCTACGAGCAGGACGCCGACTTCGCGGATGTCGCCCGCGAGAACATGGCACTGGGCGGCGTTGCGGACGCCGTCGACGTCCGAACCGGTGACGTTCTCGAGCAGCTCGACGACCTCGAGCCGTCGTCGTTCGACGTGCTCACGCTCGATACGGCCGACGCGCCTGCGATGGTCGAGCACGCGCCGGAACTGCTCGTCGACGGCGGGTTCGTCGCGGTCTACAGTCCGTTCATCGAGTCGACTCGAGAGGTCGCGGAGACCGCCCGCGAGGTCGGCCTCGCGAACGTGACGACTCGAGAGACGATTCAGCGCGAGATGCAGTTCGACGAACGGGGATCGCGGCCGTCGACCGCCCCCGTCGGTCACACCGGCTATCTGACGATCGCGCGCAACGAGTAG
- a CDS encoding transcription factor S, with amino-acid sequence MEFCDECGSMMKAEDGIWECGSCGYTEPKGDADQYVITDDQEIGEVIESSGETSLPETDARCPECGNDRAHWYMQQIRAADESETRFFICTECEHKWREDDN; translated from the coding sequence ATGGAATTCTGCGACGAATGCGGTTCGATGATGAAAGCCGAGGACGGCATCTGGGAGTGTGGCAGCTGCGGGTATACGGAGCCGAAAGGCGACGCTGATCAGTACGTCATCACCGACGACCAGGAGATCGGCGAGGTCATCGAGTCCTCCGGCGAAACGTCACTGCCCGAGACCGACGCCCGCTGTCCCGAGTGCGGCAACGACCGCGCCCACTGGTATATGCAACAGATCCGGGCGGCCGACGAGTCCGAGACGCGCTTCTTCATCTGTACCGAGTGCGAGCACAAATGGAGGGAGGACGACAACTAA
- a CDS encoding DUF5789 family protein → MSDVKLSRIETVLEDLEYPIERDRAAAELEDVTLLLADGERNLGSLIEQSGSDRFESMDDLESELNNVLPREAVGEPYQSEGEG, encoded by the coding sequence ATGTCCGACGTCAAACTCAGCCGCATCGAAACCGTCCTCGAGGACCTCGAGTACCCGATCGAACGGGACCGGGCCGCCGCCGAACTCGAAGACGTCACGCTCCTGCTGGCGGACGGCGAGCGAAACTTGGGGTCGCTCATCGAGCAGAGCGGCAGCGACCGCTTCGAGTCGATGGACGACCTCGAGTCGGAACTCAACAATGTCCTCCCGCGGGAGGCCGTCGGCGAGCCGTATCAGTCCGAGGGCGAGGGGTAG
- a CDS encoding MFS transporter, which produces MRGIVDRIVAPFAVDRRVLALAGARMADGIGNSFLIIVIPLYVTSGVVDGMTFGFGESMIIGVILSLFGFLNSSFQPFTGRLSDRLGRRKPFILVGLAGLAMTNLIYVFAETYVSLLVIRGLQGVSVAFIIPASVALVNELATTGDRGGNMGVYNTFRLVGFGAGPAVAGAVVSRGPYALPAGVRVDGFDAAFYVATITATISYVLVTILVSDPESTVANAGADLSIPILDRSGTNLLDPVFTLGVASLFMATAIALFATIQPQVNARLEQGATWFGLQFAAFIIAQVALQTPIGRACDRYGRRPFIVTGMVLLIPTTLVQGFILSSELMFLARLCQGIAAAMVFAPSLALVGDLAGEGESGSKLSVLTMAFGYGIAVGPLSSGALVGFGFEVPFVFGTALAVLGTILVYTQVEETLEATASVPVVGSD; this is translated from the coding sequence ATGCGAGGGATCGTCGATCGGATCGTCGCACCCTTCGCCGTCGATCGTCGGGTGCTCGCGCTCGCGGGCGCTCGAATGGCGGACGGGATCGGGAACTCGTTTCTGATCATCGTCATTCCGCTGTACGTGACCAGCGGCGTCGTCGACGGGATGACGTTCGGGTTCGGCGAGTCGATGATCATCGGAGTGATCCTCTCCCTGTTCGGGTTCCTCAACAGCAGTTTTCAACCGTTTACCGGACGGCTATCGGACCGTCTCGGCCGTCGAAAGCCCTTTATTTTGGTTGGGCTCGCCGGCCTCGCGATGACGAACCTCATCTACGTCTTCGCCGAGACGTACGTCTCCCTGCTCGTCATCCGCGGGCTCCAGGGCGTCAGCGTCGCCTTCATCATCCCGGCGTCGGTCGCGCTCGTGAACGAACTCGCGACGACCGGCGACCGCGGTGGGAACATGGGCGTCTACAACACGTTCCGACTGGTCGGCTTCGGTGCCGGTCCGGCGGTGGCCGGTGCAGTCGTCAGTCGCGGCCCGTACGCGCTCCCCGCCGGGGTGAGAGTCGACGGCTTCGACGCGGCCTTCTACGTCGCGACGATCACGGCCACGATCAGCTACGTCCTGGTGACGATCCTCGTCTCCGACCCCGAGTCGACGGTGGCCAACGCCGGCGCGGACCTCTCGATTCCGATCCTCGACCGGTCGGGCACCAATCTGCTCGATCCCGTTTTCACGCTCGGCGTCGCGTCGCTGTTCATGGCGACCGCGATCGCACTGTTCGCGACCATCCAGCCCCAGGTCAACGCCCGCCTCGAGCAGGGCGCGACCTGGTTCGGCCTGCAGTTCGCGGCGTTCATCATCGCGCAGGTCGCCCTGCAGACGCCGATCGGGCGGGCCTGCGACCGCTACGGCCGCCGGCCGTTCATCGTCACCGGCATGGTGTTGTTGATCCCGACGACGCTCGTGCAGGGGTTCATTCTCTCCTCCGAACTGATGTTTCTCGCGCGGCTGTGTCAGGGGATCGCCGCTGCGATGGTGTTCGCCCCGTCGCTCGCCCTGGTCGGTGACCTCGCCGGCGAGGGCGAGTCCGGCTCGAAGCTGTCGGTGCTCACGATGGCCTTCGGCTACGGCATCGCCGTCGGCCCGCTCTCCTCGGGCGCGCTGGTGGGATTCGGCTTCGAGGTCCCGTTCGTCTTCGGGACCGCGCTCGCCGTGCTCGGGACGATTCTCGTCTATACGCAGGTCGAAGAGACGCTCGAGGCGACGGCCTCCGTGCCGGTCGTCGGGAGCGATTGA
- a CDS encoding epoxide hydrolase family protein yields MTTEEDGSIRPFEVSVDRAEIDDLRTRLERTRWPDQLPDAGWAYGTERESLRDLCEYWREAFDWAAFEDRFNAFDQYVTTIDGQRLHFYHVRSPEPDATPLVVSHGWPGSVAEFLDVFGPLTDPASHGGDPADAFHVVAPSLPGFGFSGPTTERGYDVPRVADAVAELMARLGYDRYVAQGGDWGALVTALLAANYPDRVDAIHTNMLFLNPSSLEGDDPTALLDEEGMADYRETAAFRDGETAYHEIQATKPQSLAYGLTDSPAGLAGWIVEKFCTWSDCDGDLESWIDRDRLLDNLSVYWLTGTINASMRLYYETDVGAATPESVDVPTGHARYPAEVYKTPRAWAEEVYDVAYWNDMPEGGHFAAMEVPDLFVEDLRSFLDEVG; encoded by the coding sequence GTGACGACGGAAGAGGACGGCTCGATTCGTCCGTTCGAGGTATCGGTCGATCGAGCCGAGATCGACGACCTCCGGACGCGACTGGAACGGACCCGCTGGCCCGATCAACTCCCCGACGCGGGCTGGGCGTACGGGACCGAACGCGAGTCGCTCCGGGACCTCTGTGAGTACTGGCGCGAGGCGTTCGACTGGGCGGCGTTCGAGGACCGATTCAACGCGTTCGACCAGTACGTGACGACGATCGACGGTCAGCGGCTCCACTTCTATCACGTCCGCTCGCCCGAACCGGACGCGACGCCGCTGGTCGTGAGCCACGGCTGGCCGGGGTCGGTCGCGGAGTTCCTCGACGTCTTCGGTCCGCTCACTGACCCGGCGAGCCACGGCGGCGATCCGGCGGACGCGTTCCACGTCGTCGCGCCGTCGCTTCCGGGATTCGGGTTCTCGGGTCCCACGACCGAACGGGGGTACGACGTGCCGCGGGTGGCCGACGCCGTCGCCGAACTGATGGCTCGCCTCGGCTACGATCGATACGTCGCCCAGGGCGGCGACTGGGGTGCGCTGGTCACCGCTCTCCTGGCTGCGAACTATCCAGACCGCGTGGACGCGATCCACACGAACATGCTCTTCCTGAACCCGTCGTCGCTCGAGGGCGACGATCCGACCGCGCTGCTGGACGAGGAAGGTATGGCCGACTACCGCGAGACCGCGGCGTTTCGCGACGGCGAGACCGCGTACCACGAGATTCAGGCGACGAAACCGCAGAGCCTCGCGTACGGGCTCACCGACTCGCCGGCCGGGCTCGCCGGCTGGATCGTCGAGAAGTTCTGCACTTGGAGCGACTGCGACGGCGACCTCGAGTCGTGGATCGACCGCGACCGCTTGCTCGACAATCTCAGCGTCTACTGGCTGACGGGAACGATCAACGCCTCGATGCGACTCTACTACGAAACGGACGTGGGGGCGGCGACGCCGGAGTCCGTCGACGTGCCCACCGGTCACGCCCGCTATCCGGCCGAAGTGTACAAGACGCCCCGCGCCTGGGCCGAGGAGGTCTACGACGTCGCCTACTGGAACGATATGCCGGAAGGCGGCCACTTCGCGGCGATGGAAGTTCCCGACCTGTTCGTCGAGGACCTGCGGTCGTTCCTCGACGAGGTCGGCTGA
- a CDS encoding DUF5797 family protein, with protein MTLSEEAKDRLADVVELQPTKNSELQERWGMESGSEVHQYLENELGDYYFRDDNSLIRATAEAADLVDVEPGIESDPEADGAPSKIRVPELQARIVAVLAGPEERSESVVSVLHKLRDEYDIDPEAEDVRSGLQSLRRKGVVEVEYRTVPTFRLAVERDDLEVAVSD; from the coding sequence ATGACGCTCTCGGAGGAGGCCAAGGATCGGTTGGCGGACGTGGTGGAGCTACAGCCGACGAAGAACTCGGAGCTACAGGAGCGATGGGGGATGGAAAGCGGCAGCGAGGTCCACCAGTACCTCGAGAACGAACTCGGCGACTACTACTTCCGGGACGACAACAGCCTGATCCGCGCGACCGCGGAGGCGGCCGATCTGGTCGACGTCGAACCGGGCATCGAGAGCGATCCCGAGGCCGACGGGGCTCCCTCCAAGATCCGCGTGCCCGAACTCCAGGCCCGGATCGTCGCGGTGCTAGCCGGTCCCGAGGAGCGATCCGAGAGCGTCGTCTCGGTGCTCCACAAGCTCCGAGACGAGTACGATATCGACCCCGAGGCCGAGGACGTCCGCTCGGGGCTCCAGAGTCTGCGCCGGAAGGGCGTCGTCGAGGTCGAGTACCGCACCGTTCCGACGTTCCGGCTGGCAGTCGAGCGCGACGACCTCGAGGTCGCCGTCTCGGACTGA
- a CDS encoding DUF5787 family protein, whose amino-acid sequence MDPDTAEFGFELRACRWAEREWPPGGDPAGDDTAIVVARQLGTKRRRWDTIVLECDPEALRQRAKFGLERLDDDLRHVVRNAPEEWAYYRDALPHPGYPWRYVREAIHGAADRGILETRKNGNRIEIRRKWVYPDWLERIVAIENKPDLDASAARALASQLEYDVAMGLADEVWVATRQTGDAVEPALFEDLPIEAGILSLEPDDLTAAVEWYPRSLAVDEPGSRILDRPAGGERDGSAARFEYVDPDWKADKRLTIAERAYERGWRSFVDTMRPDCRHFQLRARDATQALPYCAAEDRCQTAAECSGSCGEFEPEPPVWRTRGWPIEGGPGKRSQRVLEERRRRRRPGL is encoded by the coding sequence GTGGACCCAGACACTGCTGAGTTCGGGTTCGAGCTCCGGGCCTGCCGGTGGGCCGAACGCGAGTGGCCGCCGGGAGGGGACCCCGCCGGCGACGACACCGCGATCGTCGTCGCCCGCCAACTCGGGACGAAGCGCCGCCGTTGGGACACCATCGTCCTCGAGTGCGATCCCGAGGCTCTCCGCCAGCGAGCGAAATTCGGCCTCGAGCGGCTCGACGATGATCTCCGCCACGTCGTCCGAAACGCCCCCGAAGAGTGGGCCTACTACCGCGACGCGCTTCCCCACCCCGGCTACCCGTGGCGATACGTCCGCGAGGCGATCCACGGCGCCGCCGACCGCGGAATCCTCGAGACCAGAAAGAACGGTAATCGCATCGAGATCCGGCGAAAGTGGGTCTATCCGGACTGGCTCGAGCGGATCGTCGCGATCGAGAACAAGCCGGATCTCGACGCCAGCGCCGCCCGCGCGCTCGCCTCGCAACTCGAGTACGACGTCGCGATGGGGCTGGCCGACGAGGTCTGGGTCGCGACCCGGCAGACGGGCGACGCCGTCGAACCCGCCCTCTTCGAGGACCTCCCGATCGAGGCGGGCATCCTCTCGCTCGAGCCCGATGACCTGACCGCCGCGGTCGAATGGTACCCTCGATCGCTCGCGGTCGACGAGCCGGGGAGCCGGATCCTCGATCGGCCGGCCGGCGGCGAGCGCGACGGCTCCGCCGCCCGCTTCGAGTACGTCGATCCCGACTGGAAGGCCGACAAACGGCTCACGATCGCCGAGCGCGCCTACGAACGCGGCTGGCGCTCGTTCGTCGACACGATGCGTCCCGACTGCCGCCACTTCCAGTTGCGCGCTCGAGACGCGACCCAGGCGCTGCCGTACTGCGCCGCCGAGGACCGGTGCCAGACGGCCGCCGAGTGTTCCGGCTCCTGTGGCGAGTTCGAGCCCGAGCCGCCGGTCTGGCGCACCCGCGGCTGGCCGATCGAGGGCGGCCCCGGAAAACGATCGCAACGGGTTCTCGAGGAGCGCCGGCGGCGACGGCGACCCGGACTGTAG
- a CDS encoding MoaD/ThiS family protein: METAVTVYGPLRSATGGKTVTLEWAGGTVADALAAIVEAYPRAEPHLFDGDAVRSSVRVSIDGERAGLERAVPDDASLTVVPAVQGGAAEKWPA; the protein is encoded by the coding sequence ATGGAAACGGCAGTTACGGTGTACGGTCCGCTCCGGAGTGCGACCGGCGGAAAAACCGTGACGCTCGAGTGGGCGGGCGGGACCGTCGCGGACGCCCTCGCGGCCATCGTCGAGGCGTATCCGCGAGCGGAGCCCCACCTCTTCGACGGCGACGCGGTTCGCTCGAGCGTCAGAGTCTCGATCGACGGGGAGCGTGCGGGGCTCGAGCGGGCGGTTCCGGACGACGCGTCGCTGACGGTGGTTCCGGCGGTTCAGGGCGGCGCTGCGGAGAAGTGGCCGGCGTGA